AGTTACAACACAGTATTAATTCATCACCCGACTACAAAAGAGACGCTTAATTTACAAATATTACACTTGTTCTCCAGTTGgcgttgttgctgtattccccTTGTACCCTGCATCCATTTAGTTGTCTCCACCGTTCCCGCGTTCACGGTGTATAAAGCCAAAAAGTCgggaaatgtgagaaaatgtcctTTTGAAAATGTACATCATGAGAATATTAAGAATACGTAGCTTACTCATCCTCGCGTTTTTAAAAGCACATGCAAATCGATGCCGCACAAACAGATGAGTCAGGGAACTAACGACTTGCTATACAGTATAATAGGATTTATAGAACACTTTTCAAATccatgttttacaaaaaaaaactataaataaagttaGTTTATAGCGGGGGTGGACAAACTTTAGTACACTAGAGTCTTAcaggatttttaaaatggaggTAAAAATGTTGCGTGTAAAATTCTCTTCAAtgataaataattatttgattgtttatatttaagtataaataaattaaccacCACCACGAACCAcctatttattgaaaaaatgaattaaaaaataaatcaattttggaGAGAAATGGCtaatttcatgcaaaaaaaaaagaagaagaaaaaaattcaaacgtAAATATTTATGTCTGCATTCATTGATAATGTAAATGTGTTGGCACATCCCTGTGACGGTTGTCCATGTTGCCATACTGGTTGCAGACATTTCTTCAAGCGCGTATAGAAATGTTCCGCAAATGGTGGCGGATTAGAGTATAGATGGTGGGATGCGTTTATTACATGAAATCCGCAGGAATGTGATTTTTCCCCAAAGTAAAGCCTTGACATTTAAATCCACCGTTTATCAGTCTTAAAAAGGCCACCGACACAATAAACAACATTAAGCGGCCTTACGGGGATTTTTAACTACCCTGTATTGCAAAGACGACTTGtgcgtttttcagtaatcatgTTAAACACTGCCGGCGGTGTATTGCGATTCAAGTCAAGTTGGAAGTggagtttaaaacaaaataaaaaaaggactgTGATGGAGAAatgacacaaaacacaaaatttggAGTAACCACATAAaatatctctcttttttttttttaatactcaatTACAACCGGTAAATCTGCACTCTTTTTggtggtgctgctgttttggttagcaacagactTTAAATGTGCAAATAACTTTATTTTCTAAAAGTGACTAATCATGGCAGCTACTTAGAGAAATGCAGCATTTATAATCATTTAAGGggaatcatatttttttaataagaataaTATGCTGGTATTATGTATTAGTTATGTCTGTACTTTTTGGTTTGTGATTTTAGACATTGCATTTTTCCAGCCTTTTTAGTGTTCAATTTAAAAATCAGTGGGATTTTTATGCCTTTGGCGGTAGTATCACAATGGCGCCAGAAAATAAATCTATTTAACACGTTAATCAGTGTAGCATTCgttctttccattttcaattggcaaaaaaaaaaagactgaatattttttgatttgtttgtgaaCCCAAAAAGCAGGAATAAGACACATTtgtcatatttctattttagGCCAGGTCAAAATAGCAAAACTGAAAAATAGCCACAGAACGTGAGTTGATTctaatatttaattttgaaagtTTATTTgcccttgaaaaaaatatatggctGATGATGCATAATTTGATCGTAGTCTGGACTGACTGTGGTGGCAACAAGCTAACATCATTACCAAAGTTCTGAGTCAGGTAAACGCAACCATTTAAGTGCTAAAATCAAATTTATTCCTGTGGcctgtttttcaatttcagattattattttttttatctgagttTATGGACTTAAAAAATGGATTTTACTTTGTCGGgttaaaaaacttatttattgCCATTTGAAAAATGGAAAGATGATGATAGACTGTTGCTgtctggcaattttttttttattaatttttttatccagTAAGTCATAATTATTTGATTGCAACTTACGGGGAACTGTGTGAAAGGAAAACACGGGGGTCTTGTGTTACGGCTCTGATGCTGCATTTTGTGAAAGTGGCTTACAATCATTCCACCACAACGTAAAAAGTGGAACGTCCGACGTGATGTGTGGTAAAAGGatgcaaaaaaatccaaaccaCCAACGCTCATGTTCTAGTCACAAAAAGTTTGTGACATCGGGCTTTCAGATCAAATTGAAGGATGAATTTATAAACGGCCTGCTTTATTTGTGCTTCTGCATTTTTAGTCCTGCTTTgcaacgggggaaaaaaatctcccaAATCTTCATCCCCGCGTAGATTCAGCTCAAGAAACTCGGAATGTTGGCTGAGTCTTTGTACAAATTGGTTTCCGCCGTGAAGTGATTGTCAGAAGTTATTTGAAAAGTTTCCATAAGCGACAAGGAGCCTGGTTGTGTGTGGTCCTACTTGACTGGCAAGCAGATCTTCAAGTGGAGTGTTTAGGGGCGGTTTTTGCGCTCACACTTGGATGACCATCACGGATCCTGGTCGCTTTCGTAGTGGCAGTCAGGATCCAGGGAGGCCCCCATAGCCCTGGCAGATAGACTGTAAAGAGATAAAGAAGGCGGATGAAGTCCAGGCTGGCTTCATAATAACTTCAGCAATTTGAACAAGATAGCAACATTTGGGGGAAATTTGATGAACGCATGTACGCCATTTAAAACCattgctaatgtttttttttttatcaaataccAGGTTCCTTTAGAATCGAATGCGCCCAAAACCAATAGGCCTATACAATAAACAGTGCAACCAAGACCCTGTAGCCAACTTTGTTAGCTTAGCACAGAAGCATACCGTTACAGTAGTATAAGTAGGTAGGTTTATAATGAGAGAACAGCTCCATAGTTTCTTACTTTTCTTTAAGCTAGTGATACTTAGTTGGTTCGCGCGTTAGCTTAGCAAGGGTCAAAGCCACGCATTAGTAGTTCAACGTCAACAACAGCATACAGAACAGATTTCCAGATAATTCTATACCTTATATTGGTTGCTGTTGACTTTTTGAGGGATTTAACCTGTTGTTTGTTGCTAGATAGTTGCCTTCATTAGCTAATTTTCTACTCCATTCAAAAAGCAATAGCTAACACAAAGGCTAGCCTTGTTAGATTGCCAGTAGCACAATGATAACATTTGGGCAGAAATGTAATTTACATTGCTTAAATTGTAGACTGCCTTTTGAATTTTGACGAGTTCAACTGGCTATGTGGATGACGTATGTGTAGCTTTTTAGTCATTTAGCTACAtagtttgtttaattgttttagtTCAACAGGGAAGACCAATAAAAGCATTGCAAAATGTAGCCCGTTTGCGTAATTGGATAACCATAGAAATGAGGCCTTAGTGAGTAGCACAATGTTCATCTCAACTGATTGCATAATTCACGGTAAAAGACCAGTGGGCGGGGCCTGTTCTGTGCTATGCTatgctgtgctgtgattggctaACCGGAAGGTCACTTCATTGCATTCTTAAAAGTTCCACTGTATGGCAAAAACGGTGAAATATTGCTTTTGCGTTTACTTTTGAAAGCAGCGCACAAACAAATATTGAAGGAATATCATTTGTCAACACTAATAACTGATTCGAGCGAGAACAAGGCGGCCTTGCAGCACCAGAACACTCACCAACCTCTGGTGAGTCACACCGTGCTCTAATAAACGTATATTGCAGTACATTATTTTCCTTGTGAGTATTGAGGGCATGATATTCCTTCGCAAAGCCAGCCCTCGACTTCCCCCTATTGGATTAGCATCCATGTTTTGACTGTCACTGAGGATGTCGTTTGGAATAGATGGCAACAAGGTGGAATATGTGTATGAGAGCCTGCACTGACTACAAATGGAGAATGATGTTTGTGGAGCGAGTggcaatgaaagaaaaaaaaagaaaaaatcatatatgtatgtatatatatatatagactcAGGCACTAACCTGGTCTGTGAGGATTCGAGGCTTAATATCAGGAATGGCACCCCCTCTCAGCTCATCTTCCACAGCCATGAGTCTGACAACAGGGAAATAGAAACAAACATAGCgcttgacaaaaaaagaagagctacaaaagttgttttttttttttaaatcaattcattattattattattattattattattattattattatattgaagTCTTGgcatgctttgtttgtttgctacCACCCACTCCGGCAATATGTTTTATACCTGTCATCTCAGATAGAtgctaaaaacaatgacaaatgttTGGCTATGCTGCTTTTATGCTAAGATGGGCTGATTGGCTAACTAGCATTAACCTAATTTTAACTACATTGAACATTGTCATTTCTTTTCAAAAAccttagttttattttaagaatattAAGTGGGCCAATAAAAAGACCCGGGCTGAACTTTGGATACTGTGTTAGAATTATGGCTGTCTATccctgtgttttattttttttcatatagatattgaatattttattatatcgcCCCCAAAAGATGTGTGTTAGGGTCGTCGgggtaaaataaaagtaaataaaatcaacaagGGGGACGGCAGACGTTAGCTGAAGCGTCACCTGTTGATGATGCCTTTGATTTGGGAGTCCTTCTCGACTTGTTGCTGCTTTAGACGCCGCTCGCTGTCATCCAAGCGGCACTGGTACTGCTGCAGGATCTTGCTGGTCTGCTGCTCCTGCGACACGAGCCTGTGCTCGTATTCCTCCAGCTTGCGATGGGACATCTTCAGGCGCTCCTTCAAGGAGTGGATCTCCTCCTCGTACTCCCTCACCTGCAAGGGAGGATGCGGTTTCGCTtagtaataattcattcaaattaacagctatggacaatttggagcctTCAGTTAACCCAAGCTAACTTTCAGTGACAGCAGTAAAAACATCATCCAAAAATATGTGTTGCTAACCCTCTCCAGACGGGATTCGTCCATGCTCTTGGAGTACTCCTTAAGCTGGCCCTCGCGGTCGGGCCGCAGGCTCTCGATGTCGGCGGAAAGATGCGGCATGTTGGACACCCAGGCCACTGTGCGCTCATTCAGGTTGGACTGGGAACCCTGAAAATGacaaggaggggaaaaaaaaaaacgtttggttACGGTTACTATGAGGGGAGGATTTATCTGCATTTGTTTCTcctctaaaaaaaacactgaatacGTTTTCACATGGACAGTTAGCTGCTGAGCTTATTTGAAtgctgttgctaaccaaaacagcagcacctacaaaGGCACCAAAATAGTTACACTCAAGTCATGTCACTGTAATAATTGAATTGTATTATGATACAAAAAGACAAGGAAGATTTGCATGAGCCtatttgaactctgttgctaaccaaatcAGCAGTCCCAACCCAGACATATTTGAATTAAAGATTCATGTTGTAAACAAATTCTCTGTGTCATATTAAGAATGTTTCATTATGCGGCGACGTCTTTAACAACACTTTCTACTAGACTCTCTACCTTCTGCAGTTGAGTAGTTAAAAACCAAATGACTGACCTGCTTGTTGCCGAGCGGCTTAAGCAGATGTTGCTGCGGAGGCTGCAGCTGTTGCGACTTTTTGCCGCTTTTGGTTGGCGTGTCCGTCGAGTCCTCGGCGGTGGCCGCGACGGAGGATGGGTTCTGGTTCTCTTTGGTGGCGCCCGTTTGAAACGGCAGCCCGGGAGCCGGACTGTCCGTCGCAGCGTCCTGCTGCTGCGTTTGTGTTggttgctgctgttgttgttgtggcgCCGGCTGAGTTTGCCGCTGTTTGTTCTGCACAAAGTTGCCGTCGCTGGACTCCAGTAGGAGATTCCTGCTCTGGGGTCGGGCCTTGGGCGGCGTGGCCGTGGCCGGGGTGTTGATGGAGCGTTGGGACTTGAGCAGCTGGGGGGCGATGGAGGACTGGCGCACCGGGTGGACGGTCGTAGGAGGCGTGGCCAAAGAAGCGGGCGTGCCGGTTCCGGTGGGCGTTTGAGAAGCGACGCCCATCATGTGCTGCTGCTGGAGGGATTCCTGAGGAGGCGGGTTGAGAGGAGCGAAAGCTTGAAAAATTTAACACCAAATGGTTGTGAATGGAGATTTATATTAAAGGGGACATGCAGTACAATGGAACATTTCAGAAAAGGTGTCTGTTCTAAAACTTATGTCCTATTTAAAAGTAGGTGGGTTCAAACAGAAGGTGTGTCCTgtcctgagttgtttaacacagtggttctcaaccttttttcagtgacgtACCCCATGGGAAATATTTTCTCAGCCAAGTACACGCTAACCAGTgcaaagcatttctgattgaaaaaaaaaaatacttaaaaccGAGTGCTGCGCCATCAATAtctgatttattaaaatttggaacactatttgtatttatgtggccATTTTTAACTATTTGGGAAAACAAagattaactaaaaaaaaaaaaactaatattataaataaagatttgtatTATCAACATTAACAAatttgggatcatagtaaagctctgttctcaaaaagaatTAACTagctgaattttaaataaagttttcaagtgattgacaaGTGGCTTAAGACAAGttgggtcgaaccattctggtatgggggagatgctgttttttttaggatactgcaattgaatattaaaataattttgtgaaCTTATATctttctgaaatatttacatatacttttaaaatatattctaaaatctcacgtaccccctggagtgccttcacgtacccccatttgagaaccactggtttaaCACATTAagtgtaaatactgtacaatgaaataaatgctgtaaCTTTGAACTTTTAACCCATAATCaacttttgatctgaaacccaaatattttcagtataaaacaacaaaaatgttgaccttgccgttccaatacttttggaggggattGTATATGTTTGCCACTTAAGtaactactgtatatattttattctaatattccttcctgtcccaATTGGTAGAAGATGGttaataatatttgaaaaaaaacaaaaaacaagacaagtTGGTAATTAATTCAACGAGAACAATCGTCCTAACAccaactgtatttaaaaaaaaaaaaaaacaagaggctGAGCGATCCATTGCAGCCCACGCAGCAGGACAGAAATAGCTCAGGACATTCCGGTACATAACGGTATCATTAGAACCACTGCAATCTACACAGTGTGGGTGGCAAATAACAAATTGTATCAAATTAGACATTTCGAGTTCCTGTTCTTCAAATGTAATGTGTTACACTACTTCTGTGTGGCTGGCCTTAACTGAGGAGCCCCTGCATAGTACCAAAATCCAGATGAATGTTTGGCAATTCACTTGGGATAGAAGACTGAATGAAATTCAGATTTTGCATGTCACACACTTACCTGCACCTGCAGTGAGAGCTGATGCCAGACAAAATCATTGTTCTGGTTCTGCCGGCTGAAATCGTCGCTGTAGCTATGCGAGTGGACGATGCTGGGCTGCACCAGGCTGTTCTGGGAGCGCAGCGCCGAAAGGTCCTCGCTGCGGGAGAAGGCGTTATTGCCGAACGCCGGCGTGTAATCGTGGTGGCCGTTCTCGGGCTCCGGGGCCAACAGGAGGGGCGGTGGCGGAGGCTGGGCCGGGGGGTTCTGCGCCGCCAGGTGGAAGAGAGGGTTCTGGAAGGACAGCGGGTAGTGcatggccgccgccgcctgctgctgctgctgggagATGGACTCGGTGGGGCCGCCGATGTGGCCGATCTGGCTCAGCCTCAGGCCGGAGCCCGCCGAGCCGCTGGGCATGTGGCCGCCCATTCGGAGGGGCCCGCCCAAGTTGCCGAAGCTGTGGCCCAGGCCGGCGATGGAGGCCTGGGAGGAGGTTAGCATGTCCCCCACTGAGTTCAGGTTGGAGATGCTGTTCATGCGCGAGTCTTGGAGGTCCATCATCGACACGCTTTTATTCACACTGTGAACCTGACAACAGCGACAACAACGGAACATAATTAGACAGCATTCAAATCAAACTTCTTTTGttggtataaaaaaaagccagaaactCTACCTTAGGGTCCGGTTCCGTGATGTCCGAGCTGCTGGTGCAGTATGCCGGGCTGGAGCGGGCCAGCGGTGGCCGGGTGACGTAGAACACCTCCCGAGACGAGCGCAGGTCTCGTTCGGCCTGCCGCCTCATGTTGAGGTTGGACGAGAGGGACTCGACGGCCGACACGGTCGGGGGCGACGGCAGGCGCGAGATGTCGATAGAACTTGAGACATGACACACGAGGCATGAGCGGTGATATAGATTAGTCCcactgttttttcattttttttgaccAATTCAATTTGCAACTTCAAACTGCTAAGATGATTCCTATCCCCCGCacccaaatttaaaatacaaaattaagattttttttaaaaatactaatttacacatttaattgattaattaatttcaatatcattattattattaattataattgaattaaaaaaaataagtactaATTTACACATCTATTGACTTATTCAAATCATTCCAACAGCTAATTTCTATtccatttcccccaaaaattttgactttttttttttactaatttatttttcaactccAAACTGCTAAACTTATTCCTATTCCTtgttttctccccaaaaaagataaagatttttttaaaactaatttacaCATTTGTTGACCAATTCAAACCGTTCCCACTTTAAACTGTTTAGCTCATTCCTATTCCCTTCTTTTGTCTAAATTTCAAACTACAAGACCCAAATTAAGaaattttaaaattacttttacCTCAAATTTCCACATTTGATGACCGATTCAAGCCATTCTAACTTCAAACTATTCAGCTCATTCAGGACAGCTCCTATCATTCCATATCAATTTATATCATTTCAACCATATCATTTCATGTTtgcctattttttaaaattcatttcagCACTAAGaatctccagaaattgcataatctaattaaagttacttaactttttttctgataggAAAAGGGAGGCGTCTGTTTGTGGGAGgcatgtatttacttttttttttatatacaataaacCTCGGTTCAGCACATTTGTCATTGGATAACATCATACAAACACCGCTGGAATGATTTATCATGGCAAATGCggcgtgtgtgagtgcgtgcgtgcatgtgtaagtgcttggggtgggggggggggggggcaacattaCAACTGTTATTGCTCTCACGAGAAGAGTTCTCATTTAAAGTGTTAGATTCTAATGAGAGCCGGTGTCTCCTGATAATAGGAAGTGCGAGGCTGAGAAAAAGGGGGTTTGGCTAAGAGGGTCTGGGAACAGATGGTGCTGGCAATTACCGATTGATAAAATACTTACCGCCTTTGGAATAAATTAGGTGACATTAGAGGGGCTCTCAGAAATAAGCCAGGCATTGTGTTTGGACTCGCAGAATTCCCATCCTGTGAGCTTTCTCGTTCTGTGCTTCACTGTTAATTACACCCGTGTGACGCTGCTGTGTCACGCTGCGTTAAGAATTACCCGACACGGTGAGGCCTCCCGGAGGACACGATCTATTTTGGtaaatggaggaggaggagggggggggggggacgcctACCTGTTCAAGTCGCGCATCATCAGGCTCTGGAAGTCGGACGACATGAGGCGATTGAACGTGGGCCGGGAGAAGAGTCTGTCCTTGGGCCGCTCGGGCTGGTGGTTGGTGGCGGCGTGCAGCTGAGGGTTCCGCAGGGCCACGCTGATGTCGTTCAACAGCCGAGGCAGCGGACCCAGTTTGAGGATAGCGTCCTGTGGGCAGGTTGGGAAAATGTCACAGCGACCAATCGGAATTGTACTGTTTTCACGTGTACGCCACACAACCTTGCTGAGCTGGCCCATGACCTCCCACAGCAGGCTGTGCAGCATGGACAGCTCCCTGCCGAGGTCGATGTAGCCTTCGAAGCCTCCGGCGTTCCCTCCGGCGTCCATGTTGGAGATTTCGTAGAGGAACTGCTGCATGGAGCACCACTCCATCTCCAGGAACTCGTTCATGAAGTACATGTATTCTTCCTTGGGCCCAAACCTGCGGCGTGTACATGTTTATATTGACGCTAATGTGTTACTAAAGTGGAACTAAAGTGGAtcaagcaattaattaaaatgatgttGGCCAGGTTTTGCATGACCCGGACAATTTGGTAATTTAGCTCCAAAGCggcaaacaaaatatttggtAACTTAGTGTTTTGATATTATTAGGTAAGGAACCATATTCGGTAACTGAGCCACTTTATGAGCCAAgtaaccatatttggtaacttaGTTTTTTGACAGGACAGGACGTGATAACATTACCTGCATCATGAGGTGAGGAGCTACTTATGCTAGCTTATTGTGCAAGGAACCATACTTGGTAACTGAGCCACTTTATTAGCCAacaaaccatatttggtaacttaGTTTTTTGACAGGACAGGACGTGATAACATTACCTGCATCATGAGGTGAGGAGCTACTTATGCTAGCTTATTGTgcaaggaaccatatttggtaactgAGCCACTTTATTAGCCAacaaaccatatttggtaactttGCCTTTTGACAGGACAGGTGTGTGATAAAATTATCAGGTGAGGAGCTACTTATGCTAGCTTATTGTgcaaggaaccatatttggtaactgAGCCACTTTCTTAGCCAacaaaccatatttggtaacttaGTTTTTTGACAGGACAGGACGTGATAACATTACCTGCATCATGAGGTGAGGAGCTACTTATGCTAGCTTATTGTgcaaggaaccatatttggtaactgAGACACTTTATTAGCCAACAAACCATATTTGTTAACTTAGTTTTTTGACAGGACAGGACGTGATAACATTACCTGCATCATGAGGTGAGGAGCTACTTATGCTAGTTTATTGTGCAAAGAACCATACTTGGTAACTGAGCCACTTTATTAGCCAacaaaccatatttggtaacttaGTTTTTTGACAGGACAGGACGTGGTAACATTACCTGCATCATGAGGTGAGGAGCTACTTATGCTAGCTTATTGTgcaaggaaccatatttggtaactgAGCCACTTTATTAGCCAacaaaccatatttggtaaattTGCCTTTTGACAGGACAGGTGTGTGATAAAATTATCAGGTGAGGAGCTACTTATGCTAGCTTATTGTGCAAGAAACCACATTTGCTAAAagttcaccagtgatgggaccaTATTTGGTCAATCGACTTAAATTTAGGAACTGATCTATTAATAGGCAAGGACTCACTTGCTGAAGCTAGCCAGGTTCTGCATGACCTTGGCGATGAGCGTGAGGGTCCGCGACGTACGCTCCGCCGGGTACTCCTGCGTGAGGCTGAAGAGCGAAGGCGACATGATGGCCGGGCACATGAAGCGAAGGAAAAGCGAGGAGCTGATGAGGCTGTCGGCCAGGTCCTCTCGGCCGCGCTCGGCGCAACGGGCCCGCCATGAGGCAAACACCTCCTTCAGGTCGCGGGGGAAAATGCTGGAACGGGTGCGACCAGGCTCGTGATCAGGGAGTATGCGGGAGATGAATAAAGAAGACTTACTTTGGACGGATCGCATACGCACCAGAGAGAGTTGATGATCTTGCAGAGTAAAAGCTCACAGCACATGCGAAGGTTAGCTTGGTGGTCGGCCAGGACTGATGGCGGGACTCGCATGGGGTCCACCTCGCAGTTCTCCTCAGATTCATACAAGGCTCGGATGAAGTCACCTGAATCACATCGGGACATATTTAGTCATTTAACGGctaaggaaccatatttggtaacttaTCTTTTCATGTGTATGGTATCTTAGCCACTGGTCAGCGTTATTCGGCAACCTGGCTTTTGCCTATTTGGGAACTTAGCCCATATCAGGTAAGCAGCCATATTTGATAACTTAGCTTATAGTGGACAAGGTACCATATTTCGCAACTTAGGTTCTAATGTACAATTAACCATAATTGACTTAGCCACTCATCAAGCAAGGGACCATATTTGTTAACTTAAAAATGTAAAGGctaggaaccatatttggtaacatTTTGTCAGACAGAAAAGGAACCATGTATGGTTGCTTAGCTAGTTATCGGAAAGGGAATCTGATTTTTTGACTTAGGATAAGGGAAGGGACATTTAGTAACTTAGCCCTCTAGTGGGCGAGGAATCATATTTGGCAACTTGGGTTCTATTGTGCAATTGCTAATTTAGCCACTTATCAAGCAAataaccatatttggtaacttaGCAATGTTTGGTAACATTTTGTCGGAGGTGTATGTTAACTTCGATAATTATCAGGCAGGGAATCCTATTTTATAACGTGACGCTTTATCAGGGAAGGGACATTTACTAACTTAGCCCTCTAGCAGGCAAGGAACCTTATTTGGCAACTTAGCTTTTAACCATATTTTGTCACTTCATTGTCAACCTAAAGCAATGTATGGCCGACGGAAGCAATTTTCGGCTTTCCCCCCAAATCTTACCTATCCCATCCTTGAGGTATCGGTGACCAATCAGCTTGAGGTACTCCTCCACAGCCTTGGTGGCGAGCGTGTTCTCCCGAAAGATCATGTGCTCACGCTCCATGAATCGATCCACCTCACACATCGCCATGTCAGACAGGAACTCCTGAAAGGAGGTCGCAATTGTGTTGGTAAGTGAACGCTTTTCACCTTTAAACCTGGGTTCTTGTTTACCTTGGTTTTCCCAGTGCTTTGGAGGATGTGCACCAGAGCAAACGCCACTTCCTCCTTGCTCTTCACGCTCAACAGCGGCTCCAGAACGGCGCACAGTGTTCGGTAGTTGTTGGTGATGTACTCGGCGAACTCCTTGTACAGCTCCATGGGGAGGATGTTCATGGTCTGGTAGCGGGACTTGACGCGGAGGGAGGCGTTGATGATTTTGCCGCTCCCGACGCCGCCGCTCTTGGCCAAAACGCTGGACTGGATGACGGGGTACCACTGCTCCACAAACTGTCTGCCCGTGATGCTGGAGATGGGGATGCTGACGAGGCCGAGGTATGTGCTTTTCTCCTACAATCACAACAACATGATGTAGCCAGTAGCCATctggaaccatatttggtaacttaAGTCAGgcaaggaaccatatttggtaacttaGCTGTTTTTATGCAGTATACAGATACTTGGTAAGTCAACCCAACATTGGgcgaaaaaaaacacagctgctaataataacttttaatagCAAAGGAACCAAATTTGGTTACTACGGCCCATACACAGCACATTACCTTGCGTCTCTTTTTGTCCGTCTCTTTGTAGAGGTGCAAGCGAAGGCTACGAATGGTGGGCAGGTTGTTGAACTCGAAATGCTCGCCCCAGAAAACGGTGTCCGTGCGAGGTTTGCTGGTGGTGCGGGCGTACAGCATGTCGTCCAGACACAGCTCACAGTAGTAGCGCTTCTTGGTCGGCAGGTCCCGGGCTTCAATGATCCATAACTTGAGTACGTTGTCCACGCGCCTGCTGTTGTCCTGGACAACGGAGGTGGGGGggcatttaactcattgactcccagccattttcaatgaagcaacccccttcgctcccggctgttttattggattttgactcagtttgcaaggcccacagattattgtgtcctattgctataaaacatggaacctaccaaaagaaagattcgagtctcttctttcatcaggaaaaaaaagtatatttgtatccgttttgcagcaattagtat
The sequence above is drawn from the Vanacampus margaritifer isolate UIUO_Vmar chromosome 17, RoL_Vmar_1.0, whole genome shotgun sequence genome and encodes:
- the LOC144037018 gene encoding ras/Rap GTPase-activating protein SynGAP-like isoform X2, which produces MDASSKSWLPHQGQFGLGGQVEVCCGGPGVLTPNQSRRASFASVRQSSMETPPNATPQSFRQPSFLNRRLKGSIKRAKSQPKLDRTSSFRQMILPRFRSADQERTRLMQQSFKESHSHESLLSPSSAAEALDLVLDEDAVIKPVHSSILGQEYCFEVTTNSGTKCFACRSASERDKWIENLQRAVKPNKDNSRRVDNVLKLWIIEARDLPTKKRYYCELCLDDMLYARTTSKPRTDTVFWGEHFEFNNLPTIRSLRLHLYKETDKKRRKEKSTYLGLVSIPISSITGRQFVEQWYPVIQSSVLAKSGGVGSGKIINASLRVKSRYQTMNILPMELYKEFAEYITNNYRTLCAVLEPLLSVKSKEEVAFALVHILQSTGKTKEFLSDMAMCEVDRFMEREHMIFRENTLATKAVEEYLKLIGHRYLKDGIGDFIRALYESEENCEVDPMRVPPSVLADHQANLRMCCELLLCKIINSLCIFPRDLKEVFASWRARCAERGREDLADSLISSSLFLRFMCPAIMSPSLFSLTQEYPAERTSRTLTLIAKVMQNLASFSKFGPKEEYMYFMNEFLEMEWCSMQQFLYEISNMDAGGNAGGFEGYIDLGRELSMLHSLLWEVMGQLSKVVWRTRENSTIPIGRCDIFPTCPQDAILKLGPLPRLLNDISVALRNPQLHAATNHQPERPKDRLFSRPTFNRLMSSDFQSLMMRDLNSSIDISRLPSPPTVSAVESLSSNLNMRRQAERDLRSSREVFYVTRPPLARSSPAYCTSSSDITEPDPKVHSVNKSVSMMDLQDSRMNSISNLNSVGDMLTSSQASIAGLGHSFGNLGGPLRMGGHMPSGSAGSGLRLSQIGHIGGPTESISQQQQQAAAAMHYPLSFQNPLFHLAAQNPPAQPPPPPLLLAPEPENGHHDYTPAFGNNAFSRSEDLSALRSQNSLVQPSIVHSHSYSDDFSRQNQNNDFVWHQLSLQVQESLQQQHMMGVASQTPTGTGTPASLATPPTTVHPVRQSSIAPQLLKSQRSINTPATATPPKARPQSRNLLLESSDGNFVQNKQRQTQPAPQQQQQQPTQTQQQDAATDSPAPGLPFQTGATKENQNPSSVAATAEDSTDTPTKSGKKSQQLQPPQQHLLKPLGNKQGSQSNLNERTVAWVSNMPHLSADIESLRPDREGQLKEYSKSMDESRLERVREYEEEIHSLKERLKMSHRKLEEYEHRLVSQEQQTSKILQQYQCRLDDSERRLKQQQVEKDSQIKGIINSLSARAMGASLDPDCHYESDQDP